The genomic interval TTTGCTCATAAGTTGCGGTGCACCATAAAATTATAGTACAATCATCAGAGGATACTGAAACCAGCATACTGCTATCATTACTAAACTCAATACTATCTATATGTCTTCCATGTCCTCTGTATCAATTTTGTAGTTGATGTCTTAAAATTTTAACGTTTAGAGACAACCTTGCTAATTTATTAATAAAATCAAGAAATCAAAAATAGGACCAAGGTAAGTTCTTTTGGGAACTGCGACGTAGGAACAGACGTAAATTTTAAGATATCACAAGTATCAGAGACATTTTTAATCCGCGACAGACAGAAATAGTTGTGGCTGTCTGAGTGTTTTTGAATAAAGTTATTTATTTTTGTAATAAACAAAATATTATTTTAGTGGGGTAAAAGTTATATTATGACATTAGTATCCGGTAAAAACTCATAAAAGTTCTTTGAAAATATTGAAAGTTAGGTAGTTACATGGGTTTTGGCGCGCGCCGATTTGAAATTATCTTTGCAGACTAACGTAGAATGGCATATGCATAAAGGAAAATACGTGTTTGCGCAGCTTTTAGACTTCCTCGATCGCAACGATTTTAACTATCTCGCAAGGAAATATGGTGGAGACAAATATCTCAAGCAGTTCACCTTCTATAACCAACTTTGCGTATTGATGTTCGGTCAGCTTTCCAACCGTGAAAGTCTTCGTGATGTTGTCCTGGCAACCCAGGCTCATGCATCCAAAGCATATCACCTTGGATTTGGTATGCACGCTGCCACGCTGCCAAGAGCACTCTTGCAGATGCCAACACCAAGCGCGACTATCGCATCTTCGAGGAGTTTGCCTATAAGGTCATCGCAGAAGCTCAACGATGTCGAATCGTTGATATCTTCAAGCTGAACATAGAGCGCTCTATCTACGAGAAGCTGCAGATTGTAAGTATCTCATTGACAGATACCACCAATCTTAAAGACCTCTTTGCAAAACCTAACTACAATATTGTCAATG from Bacteroidales bacterium carries:
- a CDS encoding DUF4372 domain-containing protein, with the translated sequence MARADLKLSLQTNVEWHMHKGKYVFAQLLDFLDRNDFNYLARKYGGDKYLKQFTFYNQLCVLMFGQLSNRESLRDVVLATQAHASKAYHLGFGMHAATLPRALLQMPTPSATIASSRSLPIRSSQKLNDVESLISSS